Proteins encoded within one genomic window of Calonectris borealis chromosome 1, bCalBor7.hap1.2, whole genome shotgun sequence:
- the LOC142078613 gene encoding T-cell activation Rho GTPase-activating protein-like, with translation MGQVNCCRGCRDDPGPEQQCAPVPASPAPLLRQRVRVTQGRATRKRDLLLFSDALVVAKPRAERVRERSPGASPPRLFALFSSAAGGTRRRRRGLPWPFARRGTSAAAEAPGPSGSGGRGALFGRPPAALCSQDGTLPQPIQDLLALLHEHGPSTEGIFRLAAGERASRELREALDSGAEVHLESQPAHLLAVILKDFLRKIPSKLLEAERYEEWMSALQKTSRQERLAALKEVASTLPKANLLLLKSLLSLLQNISRNTATSRMSAGNLAICVGPNLLSPAEEHTLPLDALVLVTGKVTRLVEFLIDHHGELFEEEVAGLAGASAEESPGPGAETAEVPPVAPESKHLKSSAGERG, from the exons ATGGGCCAGGTGAACTGCTGCCGCGGCTGCAG ggacGACCCTGGCCCCGAGCAGCAGTGCGCGCCCGTCCCGGCATCACCCGCGCCGCTGCTCCGCCAGCGCGTGCGAGTGACCCAGGGCCGTGCGACGAGGAAGAGGGACCTCCTCCTCTTCAGCGACGCCTTGGTCGTCGCCAAGCCCCG CGCAGAGAGGGTCCGGGAGCGCTCTCCTGGTGCTTCTCCTCCACGGCTCTTTGCTCTCTTCTCCTCAGCAGCAGGCGGGacccgcaggaggaggagggggctgccctggccctttgcgCGGCGAGGGACCTCGGCCGCTGCAGAGGCGCCCGGGCCGTCGGGCTCTGGCGGCAGGGGGGCTCTCTTCGGCCGGCCCCCggcagctctctgcagccaggacggcacgctgccccagcccatccag GACCTGCTGGCTCTCCTGCACGAGCACGGGCCATCCACGGAGGGGATCTTCCGGCTGGCAGCCGGCGAGCGTGCCTCCCGGGAGCTGAGGGAGGCCCTCGACAGCGGAGCAGAGGTCCACCTTGAAAGCCAGCCTGCGCACCTGCTGGCCGTCATCTTGAAG GACTTCCTCCGCAAGATCCCCTCCAAGCTCCTCGAGGCGGAGCGCTACGAGGAGTGGATGAGCGCCCTGCAGAAgaccagcaggcaggagaggctggCAGCGCTGAAAGA ggtggccAGCACGTTGCCCAAggccaacctcctcctcctcaagagcttgctgtccctgctgcagaacATCAGCAGAAACACGGCCACCAGCAGGATGAGTGCTGGCAACCTGGCCATCTGCGTGGGGCCGAACCTCCTGAGCCCAGCCGAGGAGCACACGCTGCCCCTGGACGCCCTGGTGCTGGTGACGGGCAAG GTGACGCGGCTGGTGGAGTTCCTCATTGACCACCATGGGGAACTCTttgaggaggaggtggctgggctTGCCGGAGCATCAGCTGAGGAGTCGCCAGGACCAGGGGCAGAAACAGCAGAG GTGCCTCCAGTCGCTCCAGAAAGCAAACACCTGAAGAgctcagctggggagagagggtAA